The Montipora capricornis isolate CH-2021 chromosome 1, ASM3666992v2, whole genome shotgun sequence genome contains a region encoding:
- the LOC138015605 gene encoding uncharacterized protein has product MQGLLVRRKLKQKRKKSRRGSTGITNNKAKYDPSTDDKIKSDPHSTIFIARLDFNTTEETLSNVFERYGTIKSLRIVTDTITGKSKGYAFIEFSDSSETKRVLRETREEDLVIDGRKILVDRVRAGTTPSWLPRRLGGGLGHRQRGTQRFVYKLPYFGDASRIDHVDVHRKQQLWMEHNRRSMKIST; this is encoded by the exons ATGCAGGGGCTGCTTGTCAGGAGAAAgctcaaacaaaaaagaaaaaaatctcgCAGAGGGAGTACAGGTATCACCAACAACAAGGCCAAAT ACGATCCAAGTACAGATGACAAAATTAAAAGTGATCCCCACAGCACCATCTTCATTGCGAGACTG gaCTTCAATACAACGGAAGAGACTCTGTCTAATGTCTTTGAAAG ATATGGGACAATTAAAAGTCTTCGTATTGTAACTGATACAATAACAGGAAAATCAAAAGGCTATGCTTTTATTGag TTTTCAGACAGTAGTGAGACCAAGAGGGTTTTGCGTGAAACAAGAGAAGAAGATCTTGTGATTGATGGACGAAAG ATACTTGTTGATCGCGTGCGAGCTGGGACGACACCATCTTGGCTTCCAAGGAGACTCGGTGGGGGCCTGGGACACAGGCAGAGAGGAACTCAAAGATTTGTGTACAAG CTTCCATATTTTGGCGATGCATCTCGCATAGACCACGTAGATGTTCATAGGAAACAACAGCTGTGGATGGAACACAATAG GCGATCCATGAAGATTTCTACTTAA
- the LOC138015595 gene encoding uncharacterized protein has product MPLKSLLPDDLGSKPRFLKVTSEHVRIKKEWTLGETYGNYGKLMENIVFDAVIMLFPFDVYAFNLTDLDYSWSYNISFAEAEPSLSNPLSAQEKTAAYMQEKLLKTVSQKFRFDLNSVASTLGIQEADLWSSFDPANWTALVHAMIKESSSSFTRLLELPSVNYLAKLVGVSTAEVLNANLSRFEDLVFPFIRKKAILDTNTTSHLINSSGIVPGRSHDDVSVWEILQQHENLTLSIGEFGILYNLTTEQVKAIGKITFYQIFLLCGVSFESIKDLTLPEVSRRVVGSVHIAPPCPVLISIKGKSISSFASVINPQTATVLEMLTMVSNLTWREVHLAVDASLPDWEFVDSVTLSQLADISGYSLESLENDTVNEAVELVFRTRANGTLIRRTEAHRLFIRDLLEKNFNLTLNDVANLTKALEASLINASAPWLFESFVNATISYFGLNLNDIVGTMQVSKDELFNLPRQEWLNVISAIIDSVLKSEAANLQMSIEDMLQLLGISLVEPSISKLKDLIRAEIREARENKRRFETDPIDLYLSQNSVSKEDYLNSTVLSLGLEASGYNSNELKRLYGFSEDGIFILGSLRIGQLPLYCALNTSAIKGRTFFNITAELVGYKGIPANCKSTRFYLAARVKNMSLLQTEFSLFTNSNESYVILVDDTTSLPWRLNVWAFDLKAEDWTVLYVLNEDSYNGLGTSGNYQSTTLFQIFNESVQLQADNNNKLLSKLQENRGPTLDILYKLFETTEEELIHLSSKTEPGYRALSPIEVFRLLIRYYLVEKFNVSLNSIAVSLDVKPVDIEKLSPTEWPEMIPYVKAEIIRSGQHKLGVSLHDFAKLMQATPDGLQNFTLAQLRDKWNGAVTRLLKGKMALREKPVSQDASEIGVAVSSLNDETVLAFIEHRVNVTKDEVVILYNFSSMAIDVLSNYTFEELPSLCGLSKDSLFQKKPFDIIVSLLGYNNDTSCTKVSAVAAASSITVEEWTTKFGLYVNDSASLLLLFEDLFKLPWPKIAWAVNASLADWPILGAVSLNNVADLTSQTTQNMTSQKSFREITMQLLGLPENLYAQYESTYRSSLVNHASDLFGVNASKICFVNCDIVDILWNSLLQLNMVITFDPYVLPQELNSSRYEFNLTIPSQWPLLVQPIIRESYLKASLPLDLDRGRLSSLLQTTTSAVLDLNLVQYQAMFFESIRPFIDAKYAYSNSRLTDLVASKGLTLSAVKDRSVFAVIDAVLSVPVQNVSFFFSWTEQGRAKLRSYHLVEVARYRGTTLESLGNETLSVLVQYIFSSLDPPTIPPTTLPPCKRGFERVGNAVTCSDKNECSSKERCGVDSLCQNYLGGYDCECKDPGYFKVDVNENCEPCETFSGTLTINNREWNFPLKNRSTEDFYDMKEDFETTVNKELKKSSVGEYYYGCRLKDLRSGSIIVDFLIFTSPDFAGTIQDLQDALVVLVNDPGLNLGSFTVTASEVADFDECKAHQDNCGHHATCVNKEGSFECKCNDGFEGDGISCKGVLTDEGNSTEVIIIVLSCFVALLIIIIGVLVCLLRRKRNAVPEITTGDAPRANAPDLNTRNDPSLDQHTSTQRLYMELSPRPPSDIKPYAALQHSNASHGYYNVSFSREETQADEYEEPLPFGVQSAYEEII; this is encoded by the exons ATGCCTTTGAAGTCGTTACTTCCGGACGATCTAGGGTCGAAGCCTAGGTTCTTAAAAGTGACTTCTGAGCATGTCAGGATTAAAAAAGAATGGACTCTTGGAGAGACTTATGGAAATTATGGAAAACTCATGGAAAACATAGTTTTCGATGCTGTTATAATGCTGTTTCCTTTTGACGTCTATGCCTTTAACTTGACGGACCTCGATTACTCTTGGTCCTACAATATATCCTTTGCTGAAGCCGAGCCCTCCTTAAGTAACCCTCTATCGGCCCAAGAGAAGACGGCAGCTTATATGCAAGAAAAACTTTTGAAGACTGTCAGCCAGAAATTCCGGTTCGATCTAAATTCTGTAGCTTCTACGTTGGGTATCCAAGAGGCAGACTTGTGGTCCTCATTCGATCCTGCCAACTGGACAGCACTTGTACACGCAATGATCAAAGAGAGTTCCTCTTCATTCACCAGGCTCCTAGAACTTCCTTCAGTGAACTATTTGGCCAAGCTGGTCGGCGTCTCCACTGCAGAAGTTCTCAACGCCAATTTGAGCAGATTTGAGGATCTCGTTTTTCCGTTCATCCGTAAAAAGGCGATTCTTGACACGAACACAACTTCGCATCTCATCAACTCTTCAGGCATCGTTCCCGGAAGGTCCCACGACGACGTTTCAGTGTGGGAGATTTTGCAGCAACATGAGAATTTAACGCTATCTATCGGAGAATTTGGTATTTTATACAATCTCACGACCGAGCAAGTCAAAGCCATTGGGAAAATAACCTTTTATCAAATCTTTCTCCTTTGTGGTGTTTCCTTTGAATCCATCAAGGACCTTACCTTGCCTGAAGTATCGCGGAGAGTTGTTGGATCAGTGCACATTGCTCCACCATGTCCTGTGTTGATTTCCATCAAAGGGAAATCTATTTCGTCGTTTGCATCCGTTATCAACCCTCAGACCGCAACTGTGCTGGAAATGCTAACTATGGTGTCCAATCTCACATGGCGTGAAGTTCACCTTGCAGTGGATGCATCTTTACCTGATTGGGAGTTTGTGGATTCAGTGACGTTGTCACAACTAGCCGACATCTCTGGTTATTCACTGGAATCGTTGGAGAATGATACTGTAAATGAAGCAGTAGAGCTTGTTTTTAGAACGCGAGCAAACGGCACACTGATCCGCAGAACAGAAGCTCATCGTTTGTTCATCCGAGATCTTCTGGAAAAGAATTTCAATTTGACGTTGAATGACGTTGCCAATTTGACTAAAGCGCTGGAGGCCTCACTTATCAATGCTTCAGCCCCGTGGTTATTTGAAAGCTTCGTGAATGCGACGATTTCTTACTTTGGGTTAAATTTAAATGATATTGTTGGCACAATGCAAGTTTCCAAAGATGAACTCTTCAATTTGCCAAGGCAAGAATGGTTGAATGTTATCTCTGCCATCATTGACTCCGTATTAAAATCCGAGGCTGCCAATCTTCAAATGTCGATCGAGGACATGCTTCAGCTACTGGGCATCTCATTGGTCGAACCTTCCATCTCCAAATTGAAAGATCTCATAAGGGCTGAAATCCGGGaagctagagaaaacaaaaggaggTTTGAGACTGATCCAATAGACTTgtatttatctcaaaattctGTCTCTAAGGAAGACTACCTGAACTCTACGGTGCTCTCCTTGGGGTTAGAGGCAAGTGGTTACAACTCAAATGAGCTCAAACGCCTTTACGGCTTCAGTGAAGACGGAATTTTCATCCTTGGATCGTTGCGTATTGGTCAGCTACCACTTTATTGCGCTTTAAATACGTCTGCTATCAAGGGcagaacatttttcaacattacAGCTGAATTAGTTGGATATAAAGGGATCCCTGCCAACTGCAAAAGCACGAGATTTTACCTTGCAGCTCGCGTAAAGAACATGTCTTTGTTGCAGACAGAGTTTAGCCTCTTTACCAATTCCAACGAATCATATGTGATTCTCGTGGATGACACAACAAGTCTTCCTTGGCGACTAAACGTGTGGGCCTTTGATTTAAAAGCTGAGGATTGGACAGTATTGTACGTTCTAAATGAAGACTCATACAACGGACTAGGTACCTCTGGAAACTACCAATCAACAACACTTTTTCAAATATTCAACGAGTCGGTTCAACTACAGgcagataacaacaacaaacttcTTTCGAAATTACAGGAAAATCGTGGTCCTACTCTGGATATTCTTTACAAACTTTTTGAAACCACTGAAGAGGAGCTCATTCACTTGAGTTCAAAAACAGAACCAGGCTATCGGGCTCTTTCTCCAATTGAAGTGTTTAGACTCCTGATCAGATACTACCTTGTTGAGAAATTTAACGTATCTCTTAATTCGATAGCTGTTTCCTTGGATGTGAAACCCGTTGATATTGAAAAGCTTTCGCCAACCGAGTGGCCAGAAATGATACCGTATGTAAAAGCAGAGATAATTCGCAGTGGTCAACATAAGCTGGGCGTCTCGCTGCACGATTTTGCAAAACTGATGCAAGCAACTCCCGATGGTCTTCAAAATTTCACACTTGCTCAGCTGAGAGACAAATGGAATGGTGCGGTAACTAGACTTTTGAAAGGAAAAATGGCCCTTAGAGAAAAGCCTGTGAGTCAGGATGCATCTGAAATCGGAGTAGCAGTGTCGTCGTTGAATGATGAAACAGTTTTGGCATTCATTGAACACAGAGTAAACGTTACAAAGGACGAAGTAGTTATTTTGTATAATTTCAGCTCTATGGCAATTGATGTGTTAAGCAACTACACCTTTGAGGAACTTCCTAGTCTTTGTGGTTTGTCTAAAGACAGTTTGTTTCAGAAAAAGCCCTTCGACATTATTGTATCTTTACTGGGATACAACAACGACACATCGTGTACAAAGGTATCAGCGGTAGCTGCGGCATCTTCCATAACTGTTGAAGAATGGACCACCAAATTTGGCCTCTATGTTAACGACTCTGCGAGTTTGTTGTTACTGTTTGAAGACCTATTCAAGTTACCATGGCCCAAGATTGCATGGGCTGTAAATGCTTCGTTAGCCGATTGGCCCATTTTGGGGGCGGTGAGTCTTAACAATGTCGCGGATTTGACCTCACAAACTACTCAGAACATGACAAGCCAAAAATCATTTCGAGAAATAACAATGCAGCTTTTGGGTCTTCCCGAAAACTTATACGCTCAGTATGAGAGTACCTATCGCTCCAGTTTGGTAAACCACGCGTCTGATCTGTTCGGTGTAAACGCTTCCAAGATATGCTTTGTCAACTGTGACATTGTGGACATACTTTGGAATTCCCTTCTACAACTGAATATGGTGATAACGTTTGATCCTTATGTTTTGCCGCAGGAGTTAAATTCCTCTCGTTACGAATTCAACCTGACTATACCGTCACAATGGCCTCTTTTGGTGCAACCAATAATCCGTGAGTCGTACTTAAAGGCCTCCTTACCACTTGATTTGGATCGCGGTCGATTGTCAAGTCTTTTGCAAACAACAACTTCAGCTGTACTTGACCTGAACTTGGTACAATACCAAGCGATGTTCTTTGAGTCCATTCGACCGTTCATTGACGCCAAGTATGCTTACAGCAATTCTCGGCTTACAGACCTTGTTGCATCCAAAGGACTCACTTTGTCAGCTGTTAAGGACAGAAGTGTTTTCGCCGTCATCGATGCAGTTCTTAGCGTTCCTGTCCagaatgtttctttttttttcagttggacAGAGCAGGGAAGGGCCAAGCTCAGAAGTTATCACCTGGTTGAGGTAGCCAGGTACAGAGGAACAACACTGGAGAGTCTAGGAAATGAaacactttctgtattggtgcaGTACATCTTCAGTTCCTTAGATCCTCCCACCATTCCTCCCACAACGCTTCCTCCTTGTAAACGAGGCTTTGAAAGAGTTGGCAACGCCGTCACTTGCTCAG ATAAGAATGAGTGTAGCTCTAAAGAGAGATGCGGTGTTGACAGCTTGTGTCAGAACTACCTCGGTGGATACGACTGCGAGTGCAAAGACCCTGGTTATTTTAAAGTCGATGTCAATGAAAATTGCGAGC CTTGCGAGACTTTTAGCGGCACACTGACCATCAATAACAGAGAGTGGAATTTCCCCCTAAAGAACAGATCCACGGAGGATTTCTACGACATGAAGGAAGATTTTGAAACAACG GTGAACAAGGAATTAAAGAAATCTTCTGTCGGCGAGTACTATTATGGATGCAGGCTCAAGGATCTCAG AAGTGGGAGTATTATAGTGGATTTCTTGATTTTCACAAGTCCAGACTTTGCCGGAACAATTCAGGATTTACAGGACGCACTCGTAGTCCTTGTTAATGATCCGGGTTTAAATCTCGGTTCTTTTACCGTAACCGCTTCCGAAGTCGCAG ATTTCGACGAATGCAAAGCCCACCAAGACAATTGTGGGCATCACGCTACGTGTGTCAACAAGGAGGGATCGTTTGAATGTAAATGCAATGATGGCTTCGAAGGCGATGGCATCTCTTGCAAAG GGGTTTTGACGGATGAAGGAAACTCAACAGAGGTTATTATTATCGTTTTATCTTGTTTTGTCGCCCTCTTGATCATCATCATCGGTGTGCTGGTATGTCTGTTAAGACGGAAACGAAATGCAGTACCTGAAATAACCACTGGCGATGCTCCAAGGGCAAATGCCCCTGACCTAAACACTCGCAATGATCCCTCTCTTGACCAGCACACGTCAACGCAACGACTTTACATGGAACTCTCTCCCAGGCCTCCATCAGATATAAAGCCATATGCAGCTTTGCAACACAGTAACGCAAGTCATGGGTACTATAATGTGAGCTTCTCGCGAGAGGAAACACAAGCCGACGAATACGAAGAGCCACTGCCCTTTGGAGTTCAATCAGCATATGAAGAAATTATCTAG